The Nicotiana tomentosiformis chromosome 2, ASM39032v3, whole genome shotgun sequence genome includes the window CCTTTAGAGATGGACACTGCTACCAGAGGAAGAACCCGTCCAAGCATGGCAAAGGTAAGGGTGGAAGTCGACTTACTGAAACCTGTACTTAGCAGCGTTTGGGTGAGAGATGAAGATGTGAACTCACCATTGAAAGGTTTTACCCAAAAGATAGAGTATGGTGGTGTACCCAAATACTGCAGACATTGCAAGAAGATGGGGCATTCCTTGATTGAGTCTCGAGTTGTAGAGAAACAGAAACTTGCAGAGAAGAAAGAACTGGAGAGGGTCCAAATGAACACAGCTGATAATGTTACTACGACAAAGAAGAGTGACAATGAAGCTGAGGATACAAATGGTGTAGACAAGATTGCACACAAACaatagaaacataacaaaaataCCAGTAGCACAAGCGCAAGACAAGAGAACAAGGAAGTGAATAAAGGAGGTGAGGAAGCAGCAGAAAAGGAGGCTAAAACAGACATGAGGGAGAGGTTGAgaacaaagaaaaagaagagcAAAGTTAAGAAGATGCCAAGGAAGAAAAGCAAGGTTTCTTTTAAGCTTAGCCTATAAATAGGAAGGGCAAGAAGAAGATAGTTACAGTAGAGGAGGGCATCAATATCTCTGTTGAGGAAGCAGGAAATCTGTGTAACATCAGAGAGAATGGGACTCAGACTATAGCAGAGCAGGAAAAGAAAGAGACTGTAGAAGGGCAAGAGAACAAAGAAAATTCTGGTGATCAAAATAGTTTAAAGTTAATTGCAAAGGCAATGGGTATACCAAGTTCGGATAGCAAGGGCCCCTCTCAAACAATGGAGGACCAAGATAGCAGCACGCCAGAGATGAATGAAGTTATTGCGGAATCATCGAGCTTGGCAGCTCAAATCAAAAATCAGAAAGGGATCAACCTAATCTTGGACATAAGTATGTATCATGCAAAAGAATTGGTGATAGGGGATGATTGGCATAATGAAGAAGAACTGAACAGTATTACGGAGACAAACACACCAATGAATCAATCAGAAGAAGAACCAGAGGATCTAGGgaagaaagatgaagaaaacaAGATGACAAGTGAGAGCATGTCCCTAACTGGGAGGGGAAGGAGTAGacagaagaagaaaggaagaaagaacaAAATCAAAATAGCCCCGAAAGCAAGAAGGGGAACTCAAATCAATCCGAATTATTGATTTAATAATCAGTGGAATTTTTTGAAATATCAGAGGAGTTAGGTCTAAGAAGGCTATTCACAGATTCAAACACCTTGTTACTATAAATTGGGTGGACTTTGTAGCTATTATGGAGCCTTTTGTTAGTAAGGATAAAGTAGAAGGATATATGAGATTCCTTGGATTTCATAACTGTATTGCCAATGACAATGGTAAAATATGGTGCTTTTGGACAATAAGTTGTCAAACTACTATAGTAGCCAATGAAGAACAATAAATCACTATCAATTTCAAGGATAACACAAATGAAGTTGGAGTTTTTGTCACTGCTGTTTATGCAAAGAGTTCTTCTAATGAAAGGAGGGATCTTTGGCACAGTTTGGAGATCACCTCGAACATGGTAATAGGTCCATTGTGTGTGGGAGGAGATTTTAGTGCCATTTTGGATGCGGAGGAGAAATTAGGAGGCAGGCCTTACAGGGCTTCAAGAAGCTTTGATTTTGCCTCATGTATACAACATTGTGACTTAGTCGATGCTGGATATATAAGAGCAACTCACACCTGGTGCAACAATAGTAACGCCAAGGAAAAGAATATGGAAAAGGTTGGACAGGATCTTGATCAATGATCGATGGATTCAAAGATTCCAAAGTAATAGTGTGAGACACTTAGTGAGAACATGCTCCGATCATAGACCTCTTTTGATGAAATGTCACGCAGGTCAACAAGTCATCAAATATTTCAGATTTCTAGATTTCTGTGTGGAGCAGCCAAGTTTCAAGGATTTGGTAAGAGCCACATGGATGCATGAAATTAGGGGCAATCCTATGTGGAGGCTTCAACAAAAACTAAAACTACTCAGCAAAGCTTTGAGTCACTGGTCTAAAGAAGTGGTTGGGGATGTCTTCCGGAATATCAGTGAATGGGAAACATAGGTGCAAAGATTAGAAGAGATTAGTTTAGCTACTAATGATGCCAGAGTAGGGAAAATCTTAACAAAGCACATGCAGAATACATCAGGTGGAATCCATTCTAAGACAGATTTGTAACCTAACTCTTTATTTCAATATATACCCTTTAACTTTAAGGGTGATGGTTAGTTAAAAAAAACTAATGTTTTCTTATTTTGAATCTTGTGTAAATGTTTCGAatcgtggaaacagcctcttgcagaaatgcagagtaaggctgcgtacaatagacccttgtggttcgGCCCTTCATCGGACcctgcgcatagcgggagcttagtgcaccaagCTGCCCTTTTTTTTTGAATCTTGTGTAAATACTTTGTGATTTTTATTCCTTAACTTGTGTGTCATTTTCTTTAATATAATGTTGCAATTATAAAAGTGTGTTTAGAATAATACATTAattaatttttgaactttaaatgTGCTTATAAATAAGGGTTCAGTTACAATATACATATTTCTTAAATTCTCTTGAAAGAAAATTTTGAGATAATATGAAAACATAAAGCATTATTATATAACGAAAGGTTCGCTTTTAcatgcaaaataaagaaaaaaataataaaaaaagagagaaacaTATTGTGTATGCGTCTGTGATTTTGACACTCCTGCAAATTTTTGTCCCTCTAGAAAAATAATAATGATTTGGTTCAAAGTTTCAATTTTAGTTAATATTTATACTTACATGCATTTAGAAGAGAGAATACAAGAGTTTGGAGTCTCAATCATAATATTCTCTTCTCAATACAATATATTTTTTATGCTTATATATATTAGTACCTTGAATAGTAGTATGTAGTATATCTTTGTAAATTGGCAGAGTAGTTTTACTTTTGTAGTTATAAAGCTGAGAAATGTGTTTATAAAAATGGATTAGAGTTTATTCTTTTATTAAGTTGGCTAAATGGAGTCAGGAATCATCATTTTCTTTTACTATGCGTTTTCCTTTAACTATTACtctctccgttccaatttatgtgaacctgtttgactgggcacagagtttaagaaaaaatgaagacttttggaatttgtggttctaaacaagtcaaaaaggggcccagaatatttgtgtggctataaaagcttctTATTGAGGGtataattgtaagtttaagctaaattattaccaaatttagaaaggggtcattctttttagaacggaccaaaaaggaaataggttcacataaactggaacagagGGAGTATTTTGTATgtatcaaataatatttttaataaattaatttatgttTTTCGTTAAAAGAAGTTTGCACTTATCGAATTTTGGTACACGCGCAATGCGCGTGCAGAGAGAGAGACTAGTTATACATACACAAAAACAGAGAGGAGAAACCATTACATAATTTGTGTTGACTCAGTATATATCTCAGATTTTTCAGTCTTCAACATCAACTAAAAAGATTAGTCATTTAGTCTCTAATAACTTAAGAAAAGTGTGTTTAATTTTGGACAAAAAACAACTACTACTTTTTATGCATGGCTATATCTGCAAAAATGTTTTCTCCTATATATGCttctttcttcaatttctttgtaCTCTTACTTCTTTCTCCTGATAATGTTTATACATCAGATCATGGAAAGAGGAAAACAAATTGACAGAGAAAGAGAGAAAGGGGAATTAGCAAACTTTGAGGTATGTCATAATTAGTTTGTGCTAGTAATATTGGTTTGACTTATGTTACTCTTCTAACTCCTTATATAgaatgaataactcaacaaagaaAAAGAATGATCAGGATCAGATGATCATAAGAAATATTAAGAGAAAGGGAAAATAACAAAAAATTGAAGCAAATCGCCAACAATGATCAGGAATAGATGATCTTAAGAAATATcgattctttcttctttttttcactgCAAAATAATACTACAAATATAGGGATAAAATTTGATAATGGATCCATTGTTTTGTTATGTACGTGAAGGGATATCAAGTGAGTTACGATCAAGCGGACTCAATATTGGTGGAGCCATGGGGAGGCAATGCTGGTGAATCAGAATGGAATTACAAGTTGAAAAGTCCCATTAAAGAAATATTGATTGCTCATGGAGATATTATAGATTCCATCATGTTCAGAACCGTTACTGAACAAGGTACTACCATAGACTCAACAAAGTTTGGTGGGGATGGAGGTCGAATAGACAAGGTAAGTCCAAAAGATTGTGGTCGGCATATTTATTTCTCATGATTGTCACCTTCTTCTCAAGTTAAATTTGTGTCATGTCATGTCATAGCAATGAGCTCAAattatgtaaaatattatttattaagACAATTAAACTAGTAATGGCAGATTATTCATTTATCTTACAGCCTTCAAGTTACCTTATCAGGCTCTTGATATGAAAAATCACGCTATAGGTCAACTTAATATGATAGTGTAGCGACTTTTTGCATTTCCAATGTACACAGCGTAAAATCTGTAGTTATATAAGCATCTCTCAAGTCAAATATGTGAATGCACTTGTTGCTTCATATTTGAGTTTGCCTCTTCCTTTGCATTGAGAGGATTCAACTAAGTGTCCAAATTTGCGTTAGGTCACAGGTTCTGAATCCTAATATGACATTCTTGCACTTTTCTGAATTCTTGTCAAAATTCTCGACTTTGCTACTTATTTAACCAATATGTGATTTGCTATAATCTCAGGTTGTTATCGAGGCAACTTCATTGGAATATTTAAAAGGCATCAAGGGGACATTTGGATATTATTATGGCCATTCGGTTATAAAATCTCTATGTTTTATAACTAATGCAAAGAATTATGGACCATTTGGGTGTGAGGCTGGTGGAATCCCATTTTCACTTGTGATGAAAGAAGGTGTAGCTATTGTGGGATTTCACGGGCGTTCGAGGTTGTACCTTAATGCTATTGGTGTTTATTTGCAGAAACTTGCTCCTCCCACTTCAGCAAAGGAACCTATGGTTGAAGACATTGAAATCCGTGACGTATGTTGTGATTATGTTGTGATTATTCCCTCCTTCGTTTAATCACCTTCACTTCAATTTCTTCACCTCATACTTCAACAAATGAACCTATGGTTGAAGATATTGAAATCCATGACGTCCGTACTACTTTTTCTCTTAATATCATGAatcggataaattttatttcttgtttgttttattttatttctttcctattaatTGTGACTTTATATACTAAACCAACAGATGCATGTGTCTGCACATAAATTTCTTTCACTTAATATATATTCTTACGTTATTAAATCGCTTAACCATTATAAGTTAGTATGATTTGATATAAATATCGAGTACGAGCAAGTTTTTACTGTCAGAGACATGTGCATTCACTATTTTATAACAAAGAATAGGAACTTATTGATAGAATTGTAAACTTCTTGTTGTAAGAATAAAAAAACAACTAAACATTATAAAGCTTATCAATCCTGGTTAGTTATGATTTTCAAGAGGTTGTGTTTATATGTTTGACAGTTACTTctattcatctcttcctcggaaTGGTTGGAATAAATCTTCACTAAATCGTACATCCCCCTTTTTACTGCATAATCTAgtaaattggggggggggggggggggagacacCAGCTGAACATATTCTTTTAATGCAGTTGAACATATGCATAGTAAACCATTTTCTTGACATGCTTATTTTGGATACATAACCAGTTGCTCAAACTCTAAGAACATAATATATAGAGAATTAACTGTCTTTATTTGTGAGAATTTGATATAATGTGTAGTCTTTTTGTAGGTGTCATTTTCTACACTTCGCAAGGACACTCTCAATGTTCTGGATTTCATAGAGAGCTTAAAGAATGAAGAAATTCAAAAAGCTGTTGATGTGGATCTAACTGAAAAGCTGATATTGGAGCTGGACTTCCTCCTTCTGAATCTCCATCATCTTTCCAAACAAACTTCTCCATTCATGACAGATTATGAGATTCTTCAGAATGTATGTGGCAACATAAGAGATTTCCACGAGTGGATAGTGAATGGTTGCGTTGGGCATGAGATTGTTGAATATGTCTTACCTCAGTTTCAACTAATGGCTGAGAGGGTAGGACGCTTCCTATGGCCTAATCAAATTGGTGGGCACTCTCGACTCTTCAAGCTAGAACATCTATTCTTTGAGATTATTCCAACTCAGTTGGAGGTTATGCACATATGTTTTACAAATTTGAAAGCTTCAACATCAGCAGAAGTTGGACACTTTATTAAGCAGCTCCTAGAAACCTCTCCGGACATTCTTAGAGAATATTTGATCCATCTACAAGAGCACATGATAAATGTTATTACCGCTAGCACTCCAGGGGCTCGAAACATTCATATCATGATAGAGTTCCTATTAATCATTCTCACTGATGTGCCTAAGGACTTTATTCATAATGGCAAGTTGTTTGAATTCCTAGCACGTGTTGGAGCACTCACCAGGGATGTATCAGTTATTGCTCACGACTTAGAAGAGAAATCAAAGAAAGGAGAGAGTACCAATGAAACAAACAGTGCAACTCTAGACTTGCTCGAAAATGTTGAACTCCTGAAGAGAGAACTCAAAGATGTTTACCTGAAAGCCCCGGACTCATCTCAACTCTACTTTCCCAGGAGGAGTGATGGACCCCTGTTCATGCATCTTCTACTTAGACACTTAAATGATTTGCTCAATTCCAATGCTTATTTAGTTGCTTTGATAAAGGAAGAAATCAGGCTGGTGAAAGAACATCTAGAATTTCTAAGATCTTTCTTTGGGATTGTTGAGCAAGAATTGTATAAAGTTCTCTGGGCACGTGTTTCAGATGTGGCATACGAGACAAAAGATGTCATTGATTCAATTATTGTAAGAGATAATGGACTCTTACATCTTATTTTCTCACTTCCCTTTGCCATAGAAAAGATTAATCTTATCAAAAAAAAGGTCTCAAATTTGATCGAGAAGATTCCCAAGATCATGGGCGTCATTGCTGTGAACTCTCCCAACAAGCCAGTTGCGCGTAAGTCATCAATATCTGGTAAAATAATCGTAGGTTTTGAAGAGGAGACATACTTGATAATTAGGAAGCTCACCAGTGGACCAAAAACGCTAGATGTCATTTCGATCACTGGTATGCCGGGTTCCGGTAAAACTACTTTGGCGTACAAAGTGTATAATGATAAGTcagtttttggtcattttgacaTCTGTGCATGGTGTACAATCGATCAAAAGTATGACGAGATGGAGTTGCTGAAAAAACTTTTTAATCAAGTTGTTGGCTCAACTTCGAAATTCGGTAAGAAGATTGATGTTGTTGATGAGCTACGGAAATATCTGTTTGGAAAGAGGTACCTTATAGTCTTAGATGATTTGTGGGACACTGCAGCATGGGATGAGTTGACAAGACCGTTTCCTGAAGTTGAGAAAGGAAGTCGAATTATTTTGACGACTCGAGAAAAGAAAGTGGCTGTGCATGCACAACGCCACAGTGTTCCTCTTGACATTCGATTGCTAATACTGGAAGAAAGTTGGGAGTTATTAGAGAAAAAGGTCTTTGGAAAAGAAAGTTGCCCTGATGAACTACtggatgttggaaaagagatagTCCAAAACTGTAAAGGGCTTCCTTTGGTGGTTGATTTGATTGCTGGAGTCATTGCGGggaaggaaaagaaaaggagTGTGTGGCTTGAAGTTCGAAATAATTTGAATTCCTTCATTTTACAGAAAGAAGAGAACGTGATGAATGTTATAGCattaagttatgaccatttaccTGATCCCTTAAAGTTGTGCTTACTTTACTTTGCAAGTTATGAGAAGGACAGAGCAATTCCAGTAGAAGTTTTGAAAAGATTGTGGCGTGCCGAAGGATTTGCGGAACACACTGAGATGAACAGTGTGAAAGAAGTGATGGATGTTTATTTGGATAATTTAATTTCCAGTAGCTTGGTTATTTCTTTCAAGGAGATAGGTAAAGACCGGACTTGCCAAATTCATGATCTTGTGCATGACTTTTGTTTGATAAAAGCAAGAGAGGAAAAGTTGTTTGACAGTACAAGTTCAAGTGCTCtatcatcatcttcttcagatCTGATGCCACGTCAAATGAACATTAGATATAGTGAGGGGCATAAAAATTTTATCCTGTTCGATTCAAAAAATAAAAGGCATTCTGGTTATAAACACCTCTATTCTTTGAGGATAACTGGACACATATATCATGACAAAAGTCTTTATGATTTATGTCACCTAAGACACTTGAGGCTTCTTAGAGTGTTGCAACTGGATGGCATTCTGGTGAATGATTCTTTGCTGAATGAAATATGCACATTGGTTCATTTGAGGTACTTAGACATTTCGACAGAAGTTAAATCTCTTCCTTCGTCTTTTTCAAATCTTTGGAATCTGGAAACTCTATGGGTATATAAATATGGACCACCCATGGTACTATTACCAACAATTTGGAATCTTGTAAAGTTGCGAGTACTGGGCATAGATAATTGTTCTTTCTTCGATTTGGATAAGAATGAGCCAATACTGATTGCAGAGTACTCAAAGTCAGAGAACTTGGGATTAATACAGGGACTCAAACTTTCCTATTCAAAAGACACAGAGGATATTTTCAAAAGGTTTCCCAATCTTCAAGAGCTTAGATTTAATCTCAAGGAATCATGGGATTGTTCAACAGGGCGATATTGGTTCCCGAAATTGGACTTCCTAAATGAACTACAATCTCTCAAAGTAACTTTTGAAAGAGGCCGATTTGCCCCCTCTGTAGCGGAAAATCGGCCATTGTGGGATTTTTATTTCCCTTCGAGTTTGAAAGATCTGTGGTTGCGCCAGTTTCCTTTGACATCCGGTTCACTATCAACAATAGCGAAACTGCCCAAGCTTGAAGATCTGTACCTTGAAGACACAATCATCGAGGGGGAAGAATGGAACATGGGGGAGGAAGACACCTTCCAGAATCTCAAATGTTTGACATTGCAGCGAGTGACTCTTGCTAAGTGGGAGGTTAGAGAGGAATCCTTTCCTGCGCTTGAGAAATTACGACTGTGGTACTGTCGAAAGCTTGAGGAGATTCCACCTAGTGTTGGGGATATTTGTTCATTAAAAAGTATCGAACTGCGGAGGAGCCCTCAACTTGAAGAATCTGCTCTGAAGATTAGGCAATATATTGAAGATATGACGAGGGATATCCAGGTCCTTGTTTATAACTGATCAAGTTTTGAACACTTTTACCCTGGGAAAATATGTGAGTACAGACGAATTTATCACCTCCTCATTTTCATTATATGTGGCAGTGTTTGACCAGTGTAATTTTCTTTTGCAGAACGCATGTAAGGAATACACCCTCAGACATCTAAATTCTATTGCTGTTcttgttttcttcattttgtgGGTAAATATACCCAGCATTTGTTCTTTCAAATTGTTGTTCTTGTATAATCTCTTTTCTTCTTCGGCATGGCTTGAATTGTTTGCATATCATATGTTACTCCTCAAGTCCAGAAACATGCATGGGATTGCTAACTCTCCGCAATAATATTCACTCAGATGGAAGATGCAGGCTGCAAGAATCAGCCTATCAACGCATTTGGATTTGAGGCTGCTGTATCTTGATCAAGATGTTTCAATAGGTGCTTCTGTACAATATTTGGCCTCATATATGTGCAACAGTAAGTGTTATAAAAAATCCTCCAGTGCCTATTAATACATTAATGCATGATATCCCATCGCAAAATTCAGAAAAATGTACTAATCCTAATGTGAGTAAAGATGCAGTATTTCAGTCAAATTTGAGTATTACCGCTACTGGTAGTTGTGATAATATAAGGGAGGCTGAAAATTTCAGTCCAAATGTGCAAGAGCCACTAAGCTATCACCTCCTTCACTGATACATTGTGTTTTCAGTACCTTCTGCAGACTGAACATGCTTCTGTTCCTCTGTCAAGAATCTCCAACACCTCCATTGTTGATTTTGGAGTCCTGATGTTGAATACTTATATAGAATGTGTATTCACTTTACATAACAGTGAAGAAAGAGTAGATGGTGGTGCAACTTCAACTGTAATGCAGAAAATTCAAATTCTCCGGTCTTTATACCTACCTCGTTGGCTGCCAGTGGTGAGGCGCAACAAGTTGATGCACATGGGATGAAAGAAACAAGTGCAATTAGATTGATTGGCATTTGCTGCACTCTACTGAGATAAACTATATCTGATGCCACATGGGCTATATTTCCCAATTGCAAGTATACTTAGTCATGTTTCAAAAGAGTCGATGAAATGTAAAACATGCCTAATATTTAAAATGTAATGAATTCCACTTTTCCTTCAAATTTATTGTTTAAAGCAATGCTATCAATACACATTAAAGAATAGTCAACAGTAAAAATAGCATCTTGACAAGAGCATATTAGTCGCAGTTTCTGCTTTAATTTCTAAAGTTCAGGTTGTAATTTGGGCCCTTATGGAATGGTTAAGCAATCATGAAGATGAACCAAAGGAAATTACATGCATAGTATCATCAGCTGTTGAAAATGTCATTTGGAATTTTTGCATTTTAATTTTGCACGACTTAGTACTATTTCTACTTTGACTTTTTGCTTTCTTAGTTTGTTACTTTCTACAATGTTTTTTTCCGGAATGGGGTCAGATATTTTTGCCGGTTGGTGTCAATGTTACGTTGTTATCAATCTGtgattctttttctttattttttcctaCTGTTTTCTTTGTATTCACACTGATAATTTTCAGCATTCTCACACCTACAATTTCTTTTCGTCTTTAGTATGAGGCCAATGCTATTTTTTGCTAAGCGTTACACCCGATCGAAACGGCAGCACCCTTAATGCTGCTCAACCACTCGACTCAATTGTCGCACTGAGGTGAGGTAAGACTAGTTCTGATACATTCAATCACGAACTCGTTTGACTTTGATCACAAAAGCTAATTTATGAGGGAGGAATTGTGAACTAGTTATTAGCTTATATTCTTGAATTGTTTTGCTGCTTTAGGTTTGCCAAAATTGAGCATGTTTGGTCACAgtcaaattttttttaaaactctatttGTTAGATTTAGCGGGAACTTTGATAAAAGATGATTTAAGCATAAACACTAGAAAGTCCtgtcaaattccaaaaattggAGAACCAAAGACTGCACCACACATAAGAAATAGGACAAAATAGTAGAAATTACATCGCATAGGCACAAGAAATAGACCAAAATAGCAGAAACTCTAAAAAGTTGTACTTCCAACTATGAATAGTTCCCGTTAAATTTTACAACCAGAGTTTGTTGCTCTCACCATCTCATTTTATGTGaggctatttttttttaatcagtccctgatcacgcccaactatgccttataaaaaggattaagcggtcgttgcaaatataatccggtttacaagtccggagttgaatcccacagagaactaaggcttagctacagttgttcaatattgctaagaaacacaagtccaaacaattttctaattataaagattataatatttatttttaactgATTAACTAACAACCATTatatataaagcagtaaaattatcaactaacaagaatgaaatttgagacaagattaaggaggtctagagttataattttcccaattgtcggaatccttcccgctatgccttctataatttcgccaAAGTATTTTCTCTACCGATTCTGAGCGCTttgagtgtcgtaattctcttccgagtaactaccacaatttactagacatattcttccgaactactctagctggcactaagttacggctcactcggatctCACTAAGGTTtcattattcctaatcccacctttaaaccctccgtattgatttctcacatacgttaggagtgatgttgttcaacaactacctaaatgtgtacccTTTTCCAAGCAATACCTATTAATAGATACggtcaattgatggccattcaatcaacaacaataaacacgtagttgaacaagtagagcgatccaacgactcaattatataaaaacataacaagaatttatcctgcAAAAGTTTTATCAAAACTCtaaataacaaattagctattcataatagtatgcataactacaatgctataattcataaccaataatggaaataggaagaaggaagtaaaaaactcgtagaagaattctctaccttgctcctagtgtgttttTGCCTCCTTAGGTCCAAAGTGTGTCAAAAGtactcaaaataccattttttcatgtatatataccaagtagggtcgggctcaAACAATTATACCTTCTTCTacgcgaaaaaggacacttttccCGGACAGGACGTGCGCGACCGCGCACTTTTCACACTTTCTGCCCCATATGCGCGGTCATTGGGAATTTGAAATaacgtaaaacatgaaagttgtagacctttagATTATATTTCCAaccatatattgtggagcccaaatagAATTATGGTCGAAAAGTTATGTGTATTTTACTAGACAATGCGCAATATGCCTACTTGATTCTTCGTTCGTTCTAAATtgtcatccgttgatccccgaacacgatcccggcttaattccttgggcttttactcagacttcaaagctccaaatcacttgaatttatTTCATAATATCTACATATCTCGGAAtcattcctacaaggcataaaatacacaattagtgcaaaacactagcgattaaagctcaaactcaactaaagtgcagtaaattagagtgtaataagcgactaaaatacgtaattatagcctatcatctGTCCCAAAAAGAATGTCATCTTTTCTTATTTAGAAACAATCTATCTTTAAGATTTCTACTGTATCCTTAATAAATTGATTTATAACTACAAAAATATTTAtggttcatttctgttattaatcctcatatttatcaattagtattaagtgaaatcgcgtgtccttagaaccacattataaatttaattgtaatTCAATTTTAAGAGTAAACAGATTTATAATCAAGAGATTTAGTCAACTTTTGTTTTCACTATGTCAAGTCTTATTTGTTCATGACTTTGATCATGTGATTGCTAGAGATTTGGCCTTAATTGAACTCACTGTGAACTTAAAGTAGAAAATTAGTTTAGCCTTATCCCTTACATTGATATACTTCTACGAGTAACATATGTTGTCACAATGAATGGTTGTAGCCATTCTTATTATTTCCTTGGTCTTATTTCAGACATGGTTGAACAAAGACAAGCTCGAATTACTCCAGGTGGGAGTTCTCGAAGTCGAGGAAGGGGACAACGTAGAGGGTTGCGTCGTCGCAGGACTTATTTCTATAATGATTCAGATTCGGAGCCTGAAGTCATCAGGAATGTCCCAAGAGCGATGCAAAATGAGTTAAGGGATCGAAGGGCTGAACGAAGGGAATGAGAAAAGAAATTTAGGGAGTTTAAGGAATTTAAAATGGGCCCCGATGTTTCCATTCCTGAACATATACACCTTTTTCAGTTAAAAAGAGCTGAATTGGCTAATTACATAGAAATTACTGATTGGGAAGCATTAGCTATTTTAGTGAACTCTATTCGAGAGCCTTGGGGTGAAATTTTAACTGAGATTATCATGATATTTGGCTTAGTGCACCTTTTAGCGTATATTTTCAAGAGTTAGTATTCGATTGGTACATGGATGTCCTAGCAAACATGTAAATTGTTATTATATGTTttgttttaataaattttaaattatgttgttTGTCTCACCAGttacatatattatttattattttattttataatgaaTTGAGA containing:
- the LOC104086235 gene encoding putative disease resistance RPP13-like protein 3 isoform X1, which produces MERGKETEGEREKGKAIRLSKRETLFNYCGGFLEAAFYRKLQLCSTTQIMERGKQIDREREKGELANFEGYQVSYDQADSILVEPWGGNAGESEWNYKLKSPIKEILIAHGDIIDSIMFRTVTEQGTTIDSTKFGGDGGRIDKVVIEATSLEYLKGIKGTFGYYYGHSVIKSLCFITNAKNYGPFGCEAGGIPFSLVMKEGVAIVGFHGRSRLYLNAIGVYLQKLAPPTSAKEPMVEDIEIRDVSFSTLRKDTLNVLDFIESLKNEEIQKAVDVDLTEKLILELDFLLLNLHHLSKQTSPFMTDYEILQNVCGNIRDFHEWIVNGCVGHEIVEYVLPQFQLMAERVGRFLWPNQIGGHSRLFKLEHLFFEIIPTQLEVMHICFTNLKASTSAEVGHFIKQLLETSPDILREYLIHLQEHMINVITASTPGARNIHIMIEFLLIILTDVPKDFIHNGKLFEFLARVGALTRDVSVIAHDLEEKSKKGESTNETNSATLDLLENVELLKRELKDVYLKAPDSSQLYFPRRSDGPLFMHLLLRHLNDLLNSNAYLVALIKEEIRLVKEHLEFLRSFFGIVEQELYKVLWARVSDVAYETKDVIDSIIVRDNGLLHLIFSLPFAIEKINLIKKKVSNLIEKIPKIMGVIAVNSPNKPVARKSSISGKIIVGFEEETYLIIRKLTSGPKTLDVISITGMPGSGKTTLAYKVYNDKSVFGHFDICAWCTIDQKYDEMELLKKLFNQVVGSTSKFGKKIDVVDELRKYLFGKRYLIVLDDLWDTAAWDELTRPFPEVEKGSRIILTTREKKVAVHAQRHSVPLDIRLLILEESWELLEKKVFGKESCPDELLDVGKEIVQNCKGLPLVVDLIAGVIAGKEKKRSVWLEVRNNLNSFILQKEENVMNVIALSYDHLPDPLKLCLLYFASYEKDRAIPVEVLKRLWRAEGFAEHTEMNSVKEVMDVYLDNLISSSLVISFKEIGKDRTCQIHDLVHDFCLIKAREEKLFDSTSSSALSSSSSDLMPRQMNIRYSEGHKNFILFDSKNKRHSGYKHLYSLRITGHIYHDKSLYDLCHLRHLRLLRVLQLDGILVNDSLLNEICTLVHLRYLDISTEVKSLPSSFSNLWNLETLWVYKYGPPMVLLPTIWNLVKLRVLGIDNCSFFDLDKNEPILIAEYSKSENLGLIQGLKLSYSKDTEDIFKRFPNLQELRFNLKESWDCSTGRYWFPKLDFLNELQSLKVTFERGRFAPSVAENRPLWDFYFPSSLKDLWLRQFPLTSGSLSTIAKLPKLEDLYLEDTIIEGEEWNMGEEDTFQNLKCLTLQRVTLAKWEVREESFPALEKLRLWYCRKLEEIPPSVGDICSLKSIELRRSPQLEESALKIRQYIEDMTRDIQVLVYN